The DNA region ataacttgtatgagggaagaaagtagaaaatgaagctcaaatatggatttaatgatatttttgagtagtaaataaacttgagtcatgattcttagtatgctatgagtataatcttgttgagggggttactaatgatgttgaggaagtattttatgtaagtgaatatggtgttgtgttgtagctattgttatgaatgaccttgaaaaggagttttgaggatcggataatgcttaacttgaaaaaagcctcttgattatgatattatggatgttgctatAGATGTTTTAGAGTTgtctattatatggagaaagtcaatgaaacaaaggaaatgctacccaaattccgttagctcttagttgctttagtttAAACTTAATCATGATTTCAAtgacctaaccttagtacgaattctcttgaatgtagagtcgcgagcttgaaaggagaacgtttagtcgttaaggagatgtgaaggtattttaaggctagtccttttctttcaaaggcatgattcctatgttatgattctatccatattttccataacTTCCTTATGCCCAacagttagaagttcatgattcttaaaagtttCTTATGATACCAATGAtgagatattttctatgatgagcatgatgatgatgattttaatgctagaaattccaaagcttatggttgcaAAGCTATTATGAGATGGTTGAGCTTATTCtatgatttttcttgatttcactcattgttatgatctcaccttatgttacttgttctttcaaggtgagatgcaatgatgatgattgttccataagataatcggaggtcaccgaccttacgtcactctgatagagttgtagcttttaattgggctctcatgcatgcttatttttatgtatgattacaccgggcctcgttggccgggcagacaccactacggtagacgtagtgggcggcatgagatggttaccccggacgtgaaaggcccggacgcgggctaatgatgattacaccgtacctatatggttgggcagtttatatagatacatgttatgatgttgttttaaaagtaaaagttagcatgcatggtttcgCCTTGAGAGGCAGTCAGTttcaggttatctctttatctcatgtttctttatttctttattatgatcttattcatgccttacatactcagtacattgttcgtactgacgtccttttttttgtggacgctgcattcatgcccgcaggtagatagggagacgatcCAGGTCCCTAGCTTTATCAGtagatatacaggagcactccactactccggagctacagttattggtatattcttttgtgtgcatatttggggcatagcggggtcctgtcccgtccttatgattttcagtactccagttagagtcTCGTAGACATGTGGATATtatatgtttcatgaccttattaggGTATATTCAGTATATCCTTTTGTAGCCTTGCAGGCTTAttcatatatatgttttgaggAGGAATCGAAGATTGTTTCATAATGAGTTTTATTCTGAGAATTACGTATGTTCTGGTTGTGTTAATTGAGAAATAGCGATATGGTCCATCGAGATAGATTGGGAGAGGTTTGACAAGTGGTGCTccgtaggctagctccgggtacccgccaTGGcccctggttgggtcgtgacaaaagtactCCAACAcagaggcgaatctaggatttctgAAATATGGGTTCACCactaaaaaaaaagaaggaaaaaatgtaGTAAGTGAGACTTGATCCCTAGAcctctaggtaaataactcaacTTTCAATCAAGTGCACCATTTAACTTTTTTGTAGTATGTGTTCATGTAGatagtattatactaattttagaaaatatgtaAATAAAATACCTAATTTTACGGAGAGACGACCATGTGTTCATGTGCTCCAATTTTAGCACTTAAATTCGGCCCTGCTCCAACAAGATAACAAGTTATTTATACCGTTAATGTATAGAGTAAAAAAGTTATTTATACTGATCCATTTAGGTGTCGTTTGGTTGGGGAACAAGTTATCCCATGATTAATTATCCAGGATTAGTTACAACGACAATTAATACTGGGATTAGTTATACAACGATTTTATCTCAACCAAACGTGAGATAAACTCATATCAAATTTAATTTCGAGATTAATTATCTCTTATCCCTTGTACCAAATGAACCCCTTAGGATTGAGATATTTCCTTTGGTTCTCGATAGGGACTATACTAACTTTGGAGTCGAGTAGGGTTTTGGCCATTATAACAGTCTCTTGGTCTTTGTTTGTAGGATGAGGACCATTATTTTTATTAGGTTCTTCACTTTGCTTCATAATTGCTTTAGAATTAACTTAAGGTAagaaacacaaacacaaacatacaCACACAAAACCTACATAAAGTGGAGGGAAGGTTGgggtgtgggggtggggggggggtgtGGGGTGAAATTTTATTGAAAGGAATATAATCATCTATATTTATTTGCTTAGTTAGGGGAGAAGTGGGTTTGTAGTCCTTAACGGATTTGATTTTGTTCTATGTTTTTTTTACAGGAGATCTTTATTTTACTTATAATAGACCTAAAAAGGTcgttttcttatattcaatttgTAAGTGGCCATAAGAGATCATGGCCACTTACAAATTGAATATCTGAAATATATGTCTGGTTATCTGAAAATTTGGACGGTTGCTCAATCGTTATTCCCGGTAGTGAAATGAGTTTGGTTATCAGCAACATTTGTCATATCTGAAATATATGTTCTAACAAAAAAGACTCaaagaattagtataagaaagtggGTCACAATGATACCACAATTGTcctggccccacggtgggcgccaaactgtttacacGAAAAATCGTTACAGTTGAATTTGTGTATGTGGTTAAGGACGCGTGGATCAATGTGACCGAATAATGAGATAATATGTAAAATTAAGCAAGATAATTATAAAGAAAGCTAAAGGAATTTAAAGCAATAGCCTGAGCCTTGGAGAAGCTTTTGAGCTAGAGTCTCCGGGAAAGCGAACAATCAGATCTTTGCTTAGTCGAACAAAAGCAATTaggaactaagagcaaaatcagATCAAGGTAGTTCTTGTATATATTTTTTCAGATTATTCTTACAATGAGATGAGCACATTTATTTATACTAGAGCTATGGGGTGCATGTTCACAAATCATGCCCTCTTCATTACCAATATTAATGTTAAAGGTGATAAAAGGTAATAGAGGGATTTGTTGCTATGACAATGAAGGGCAATAATGTACATTTAAGACCGGAGAAAAACTTGGGGTTTCTTGTAACGGTTACACATTGAATGACGTTTGACCAGTGAGTTGGCATGCTTCTCCAGACCCTTTGTAGTTTCTGTCTCCGGTAGCGGCTGCCAAGTTACTCCTTCGGAGCATCGCTATGCTTTCCCAGAGCCCCTTGCTTGCTGACTTAAATCTAACATGTCACCATTGCCACGTGTCATCCTTTGATACTTCCACTTGGTGTCGACGAATTTTACCTTATACAATAACAAATTTAATAACTAAACTACACACATTGCTATAAAATATATAATACATTTTAGTACTTACACAAATATCAAAGAATCACATATTCGATATAAATAGTAGACtatttttttccagaaaaacaTGAAGATTAGAAAAAACATCATACCTTAACTGCACACATTATTATACTCGAGCAGTAAAAAAGGAAGGAAACTTACTCTATAGACAAACCGTATATAGTGAATTCATCAATATGACTCTTCAAGACTTTCTCAATGATTATTTTCATAATTTCTGGAGGAAGATTTTGTAGTTCAAAGATCTTTACATTTGTCATAGCAAAATTTTCACTTAAAGGAATTATCAGTTACTTTAAATGCAGTTATAACGTTATAAATAGTTAGTTGTGTGTGCCTTCGAGGCACTAACTTTATTAACTAAGGCAATTAAACATGATATAAACattcattttccaaaattatattTTACGGAGGACAGTTCATGTTATTCAGATTCTATGTTATAAGAATCAATTAGATATATTATGATTGGAATTTTTTCTGTTTCCATATTCTTTTTATGtactaatatttattttaaataactgTTCTCATAATTAATTAGCAGTACAAATTAAACGAACAatgaaaaaaatcaaacaattacgAAGCAAAATAATACTTACCTGAGTACAGACCTGATTATAGTaaacaaataaaataatttagAAAATGAAGCCATCATTTCATGTAATACAATCATCACCATCTACAATGAAAATGCAAAAATTGAGCACTTTTGTGAAAATTGAAGAATCCAGTAAATCACCAAAGGATAGAAGAATATTGAtgcaaattgatatgagaaagaGAGAGTctgtaaaaataaaatataaaaaagagagaagagaaaatTAGTTTTAAATGGGAGGAAGAGAATCCTAAATTTGAGACCCACGTCCCAAAATAGAAGGCATGCAAACTCATATTTCTCTTTAAAATTCACAGTTATGGCATAATCTAGGAGGAAGTTTTCATTTTTTGAATCGGCAGTTTTAACTTTTTTTGAAttggcagtttttttttttttttgaattttcaaattccataacataaaaCGTTTTTTTGTTAGTTTGCAGCCTTTTTAATTGTTtggttaatttgtatttttaagtTCTTTGCGGCGATGACACTTGTCATCCTACCATTCTTTTGCTTCTTCTATTCTATATAGATAGATATTGCTTTGCGCGCGCTCGCGTCTATCTATCATGTTAACTTTATAATTTAGGTTGTTTTCCTTCGtcacaaataaaaaaaattgaatgttCTTTTTTTTCATCTGAAATGTAGGACAGAGGGTACTCTTTATGGAACTCCTTCAACTTAAGCAATTTGCTCTGTTAGAATTCTATAAATATTGTGTCAACGTAACATTTATATAATTTGATGGCAAGAAATTGTAGGGTGTGCAAGAAGATCTGCTCCTTTCGACAAGTTGATACTTGACAGAATTTTAGCACgagaaaaaaaacataagtatACAATTAGGGGTGTTTGTTAGAATTTTATTATTCTTATGTGTGGCCCAATTAATGTAAAGCCCTTAACTAATATTTAATGAAGAATAAATCTCGTCTGTTAGATCGGTTACTTGATGAACGTACCGGATTAAGTCACAACTTATATAAATTGGTCCTCCCTCCACCCATTAGGGTTACCACAAAATCTCTACATCTTTTCCATCACTGACGCCTGTGGTAACGTAAGGCTAGAGCAAGGAGGTAGAAACCAATTTCTACAAGTAACGAGAAACCAATTTCTACAAGTAACGCTTCCGCTCTTCTCTGCGATAATGTCTTCCGCATCAGGTATATTTCATGTAACATCTCTCTGTAAGATTATCATGTTCAAGATCCTAGTATGCATTAGGTTAATCTTACATGTGGTATCAGAGCCTGGATTATTTGAACTGATAATCTTCGTTTATAAGAAATATATTTTCTACAATGATTATAAATGTAATCTGTCGATTAGTATATTATGCagtcattatatttttttttcacatGATGAAATTTATGACGGATTAAACGCCAAAAATACTCCTTGCTTTAAGCTACTGCCAACTATGtgattatatatttttattaggGCTTCTTTGACATCTAAAGTTAACTATTTTTATGTTAAGTGTTGTTTACGTACTGCTGATGATTAGCTAATAAAGAATCTAAGGGAATCTAATTGTTCGGGGGATGAACCTGTGGGGATATTTACTCCAATATATCGTCAGTGGAAAAATCATTAGTGATCATTTTGTTTGATTTCTTATGATTCCTTGAAAGTTGAATTTTTGTCCAATAAAACTCTAATTAAGTGCTTAAGTTTACTGTTGAATTCCTTTTGCAGTAGAGTAAATTGGTATTGAACTACTTAAAGTGCTTGGACTATTAAGTTAATGAAGCCCAATTAGTGAAGTTTATTTTGCACAAATTAGACAATTACAGTTTAAAGTTTCACATAATGTGATAATTATGGTTGTTTTGTATTGTGCAACAAATTGAAGTGATCCGAATTTTACCAAATAGTAAATGATATGTGTGCGCTTAATGTTACatagtttgttagtcaccaaagtggcCAAACTAGAATGTTTAATGTCTACACATACATTATCTCCATGTTAACTTTATGCACGTATTATGTTTatatagtttgttagtcaccaaagtggcCGAACTAGATTGTTTATGAATTTTACATGCATAAAGTTATTTATTGTTTATATTATGTACGTGACTATGGTTTtatagtttgttagtcaccaaagtggTCAAACTAGAATGTTTAAAATGTACGTACATAAGTTGTATATTTATTTTATGCATGTATTAATGTCTatatagtttgttagtcaccaaagtggcCAAAATAGTATGTTTGTGAAAGACGTGCATATATAAATATTGTCGTTTGTCCATAAACTAATGAAATGCCTATTATTGAAAATAAATGGACAATTTACATTCACTATTGCTAGAAGTTAAGAATTTACCCAAAGGTAAATCAATTATTCTATGAATAGTGAATATAATGAGGTAAATTAATATTATTAGtcaaatatatattgtatatccAAAGATGTTGTATATGTTTGATTAAAACTATTTAATTGCCTATTAAAGATTAAATGGCATTTAAATTATGATTGTGTGTCGTAGTATCTACCCAAAGGAGAATTACGATTTATTTTTATTGTTTGCTGAATCCATATTGTTGTATCTCTATTTTGCATCTATTCTTCTTCTTTCGCTTGCTTCATCTATTACAGTGTTCAACGGATTGAACTTCTCTGAATGGCATGAACAAGTCCAGTTCCACTTAGGTATGATGGATCTTGACTTGGCTCTGCTGAAAGAAAAACTTGCTGCTATTACTGATACGAGCAGTAAGGATGAGAAGTCTTCCCATAAAGCATGGGAACACTTTAACAGATTGAGCCTTATGTTTATGCGAATGACTATTGCCAACAACATTAAAAGTACGATTCCACAGACAGAAAGTGCCAGGGAATACCTGAAGTTTATGGAAGAACGTTTTCGTTCTGCTGAAAAGTCTCTCGCTGGTACACTAATGGCTGAACTCACGACcatgaagtttgatgggtcgcATAGTATGTAAA from Lycium barbarum isolate Lr01 chromosome 10, ASM1917538v2, whole genome shotgun sequence includes:
- the LOC132613190 gene encoding uncharacterized protein LOC132613190: MSSASVFNGLNFSEWHEQVQFHLGMMDLDLALLKEKLAAITDTSSKDEKSSHKAWEHFNRLSLMFMRMTIANNIKSTIPQTESAREYLKFMEERFRSAEKSLAGTLMAELTTMKFDGSHSM